A segment of the Methanobacterium sp. Maddingley MBC34 genome:
CTTGAAGAAATGGTTAAGGGTAAAATCGAAAAACCAGTGAGATAAGCGAGGTTATGATATGAGCTTCAAAGTTTTTGACAGTTGGGAACTGGAAGAAGTCACAGTAGAAGACCTGGGACTGGTCAACTACATCTGCCTGGACGAAATAATGGTCCCCCATACCATGGGAAGGCATGTTAAACGACAGTTCGCCAAATCAAGAGTATCAATAGTAGAAAGATTAATGAACAAGATCATGAGGACCCATCGGAACTCCGGTAAGAAAAACAAGGCTTACAATATTGTAAAAGAGGCCTTAATAGTAATAAACCAGCGTACCAAGGAAAATCCTCTACAGACACTGGTTAAAGCCGTGGAAAACGCAGCACCTCGGGAAGAAACCACCCGTATCAAGTACGGTGGAATCGGTTACCAAGTAGCAGTGGACATAGCACCACAGCGTCGTGTGGACCTTGCAATTGGTTTCATAACCAAAGGAGCCCTCCAGTCAGCATTCAAACGGAAAAAATCCGCAGGAGAATGCCTGGCAGAGGAACTGTTACTGGCAGCAGAAGCAGACACCAGAAGCTTCTCCGTCGGGAAAAAAGAGGAAAAAGAGCGAGTGGCCAGATCAGCCCATTAAGGGGTGATTATCCAACTCATTTTAAAGGGTGAATTGTATGAGCAGACGAGACAAGATGATCAGCAAGATCAAGGAACTGATGTACGAACCGGTATACATCCGGAACATCGGTATCGTAGCCCACATCGACCACGGGAAAACCACCCTCTCCGACAACCTCCTGGCAGGAGCCGGTATGATCTCATCAGAACTTGCCGGAGATCAGCGTTTCCTGGACTTCGATGAACAGGAACAGGCCAGAGGGATCACCATCGATGCAGCAAACGTGTCCATGGT
Coding sequences within it:
- a CDS encoding ribosomal protein S7/S5 (PFAM: Ribosomal protein S7p/S5e~TIGRFAM: ribosomal protein S7(archaeal)/S5(eukaryotic)), yielding MSFKVFDSWELEEVTVEDLGLVNYICLDEIMVPHTMGRHVKRQFAKSRVSIVERLMNKIMRTHRNSGKKNKAYNIVKEALIVINQRTKENPLQTLVKAVENAAPREETTRIKYGGIGYQVAVDIAPQRRVDLAIGFITKGALQSAFKRKKSAGECLAEELLLAAEADTRSFSVGKKEEKERVARSAH